In Thermotomaculum hydrothermale, a single genomic region encodes these proteins:
- a CDS encoding DUF2238 domain-containing protein — protein MKDKSFLDLPKLLLIVYIVLFVVCAINPVDRKVWFFENITVLIVVVPLVLTYKKFRFSNTAYILMFVWIVMHTIGGHYVFKNVPFDFVNNLFGWERNNYDRVAHFSVGFYAFAIAELLDRKKLVNSKIVLFLFPIFAIFTVASVYEIIEWIAAGNLSPKEALYYVSAQGDIWDAQKDMLCDGLGAILATCFYFLQKRLF, from the coding sequence ATGAAAGATAAGAGTTTTTTGGATTTACCTAAATTGTTACTAATTGTTTATATTGTTTTGTTTGTTGTTTGCGCGATTAATCCAGTTGACAGAAAAGTCTGGTTTTTTGAAAATATCACAGTTTTAATTGTTGTTGTTCCCCTTGTTTTAACATATAAGAAATTCAGATTCTCAAATACAGCTTATATTCTAATGTTTGTCTGGATTGTAATGCACACAATAGGTGGTCATTATGTATTTAAAAATGTGCCGTTTGATTTTGTTAACAATTTATTTGGATGGGAGAGAAACAATTACGACAGGGTGGCACATTTCTCTGTCGGCTTTTACGCCTTTGCCATTGCAGAATTACTTGATAGAAAAAAACTTGTTAACTCAAAAATTGTCCTTTTTCTATTCCCTATTTTTGCAATATTTACAGTTGCTTCTGTGTACGAAATAATTGAATGGATTGCCGCAGGAAATTTAAGCCCCAAAGAAGCACTATACTATGTTAGTGCTCAGGGGGATATCTGGGATGCACAGAAGGACATGCTATGCGATGGTTTGGGAGCGATTCTTGCAACATGTTTTTATTTTTTGCAAAAAAGGTTGTTTTAA
- a CDS encoding serine/threonine-protein kinase: MKHLQTVGRYKIESILGEGAMGVVYKAHDPIIKRTVAIKLIKVDEGISEQEKKEFYERFYREAQIAGTLNHPNIVGIYDIGEEQGIPYIAMEFVEGETLSSIIAKKGRLDLETCVKIVSQLASALDYAHKKGIIHRDIKPGNILIDQELKCKIMDFGIAKLQNSSLTQTGTFLGTPSYASPEQIMEGKVDHRSDIFSLGIVTYEMLTGKLPFKGQTLSAILYKIVHEPPEPVENVHEIGFTEESWNEVFNRIFAKNPDERYQSAKQFSNDLIRAVKLTRSQKSRIKDLLSDTGLDSSVSMIEKELARNEYELIRAKEITEKKQSSKKGLFFIVFLFVLIGAFAGGYYYTNGEILNNINEGLSQILPFGITKEVRIESDPLGADVYINDSFVGKTPITVKLSGKNGEQKRIVLKKEGYKPVNKTFFFSKDTNNLKYKLESLFTTMSIVTEPPQTTVFINGKESCVTPCEIKINTSKKNILLFKAEGYKDKTIVLNPGEILTSKVVLEVIKQPSYLVIDTEFPVKLYIRRNGKWKYLGEFTNGKSIKLEAGTVKLKVENMKYFYRQIFVEELIGNKKTVLKLPPLGIIHKIDVAPLYAEVYIDGISVGETPIFNVKIVAGTHKIKFVSPGDNKVKEISVEVRADKELNIKEKLL, from the coding sequence ATGAAACATCTTCAAACAGTTGGTAGATATAAAATTGAATCAATCTTAGGTGAGGGTGCAATGGGGGTAGTGTATAAAGCACATGACCCCATTATCAAAAGGACTGTCGCTATCAAACTAATTAAGGTTGACGAGGGTATTTCAGAGCAAGAGAAAAAGGAATTTTATGAGAGGTTTTACAGAGAAGCTCAGATTGCAGGTACATTAAACCACCCTAATATTGTGGGTATTTATGACATAGGAGAAGAACAGGGAATTCCTTACATTGCTATGGAGTTTGTAGAGGGAGAAACCCTTTCTTCAATAATTGCTAAAAAGGGAAGGTTAGACCTTGAAACCTGTGTAAAAATTGTTTCTCAGCTTGCGTCTGCACTTGATTATGCGCATAAAAAAGGGATTATACACAGGGATATAAAACCAGGAAATATCTTAATTGATCAAGAATTAAAGTGTAAAATAATGGATTTTGGAATAGCAAAACTTCAAAACTCTTCCCTGACTCAAACAGGCACCTTTCTTGGTACCCCCAGTTATGCCTCACCAGAGCAAATTATGGAAGGGAAGGTTGACCATCGCTCAGATATTTTTTCTTTAGGTATTGTTACATATGAGATGCTCACAGGGAAATTGCCTTTTAAAGGACAGACTTTGTCTGCAATTTTATACAAAATTGTTCATGAGCCTCCAGAGCCTGTTGAAAATGTTCATGAGATTGGGTTTACCGAAGAATCGTGGAATGAAGTTTTTAACAGAATTTTTGCAAAAAATCCAGATGAGAGGTACCAGTCGGCAAAACAATTTTCTAATGATTTAATAAGGGCAGTTAAATTAACACGCTCTCAAAAATCAAGGATTAAAGATTTGCTTTCAGATACAGGGCTTGATAGCTCAGTTTCAATGATTGAGAAGGAACTTGCGAGAAATGAGTATGAATTAATACGGGCAAAAGAGATAACAGAAAAAAAACAGTCAAGCAAAAAAGGGTTGTTTTTTATTGTCTTTTTGTTTGTATTAATTGGAGCTTTTGCAGGGGGGTATTATTATACAAACGGAGAGATACTAAACAATATAAATGAAGGATTGAGCCAGATTCTTCCTTTTGGAATAACTAAAGAAGTAAGAATTGAGTCAGACCCTTTAGGCGCTGATGTTTATATTAACGACAGTTTTGTAGGCAAAACACCAATAACAGTTAAACTTTCCGGGAAAAATGGAGAACAAAAGAGAATTGTTTTAAAAAAAGAAGGTTATAAGCCTGTGAATAAGACCTTTTTCTTTTCAAAAGATACTAACAATTTGAAATATAAACTTGAATCACTTTTTACCACAATGTCAATTGTTACTGAACCGCCACAAACAACTGTGTTTATAAATGGAAAGGAAAGTTGCGTTACCCCCTGTGAAATAAAGATAAATACTTCAAAGAAAAATATCCTGCTCTTTAAAGCTGAAGGATATAAAGACAAAACAATTGTGTTAAATCCTGGGGAGATTTTAACAAGTAAGGTTGTTTTGGAGGTTATAAAACAGCCTTCTTATTTGGTGATTGATACCGAGTTTCCTGTCAAACTTTATATTAGAAGAAATGGAAAGTGGAAGTACTTAGGAGAGTTTACAAATGGGAAAAGCATTAAACTTGAAGCAGGTACAGTGAAGTTGAAAGTGGAAAATATGAAATATTTTTATCGTCAGATTTTTGTTGAAGAGTTGATTGGGAACAAAAAAACAGTTTTGAAACTTCCACCACTTGGTATTATTCATAAAATAGATGTTGCGCCCTTATATGCGGAGGTTTATATTGATGGTATAAGTGTGGGTGAAACGCCAATTTTTAATGTGAAAATTGTTGCGGGAACTCATAAGATAAAGTTTGTGAGCCCTGGTGATAATAAAGTAAAAGAGATATCTGTTGAGGTTAGGGCAGATAAAGAACTAAATATTAAGGAAAAACTATTATGA
- a CDS encoding tetratricopeptide repeat protein has product MKLLMALLLIANFTTSTDLRIYESGMAFLLNKNYSEAIKEFQTLVEQYPQSEKADEALLEIGKYYYLIGEKDKALKYFDRVINDYKSSNSYDNALYYKGMIMLDNQDIDSAYGILSKIKAGIPDSEILDKVYYKLGEICGLKGNYKQGLYFLSKVYMRFPESEVFDESMELASYFYYKLNNPGEGLKMLSFITLENIKDNNVPFLTTNLLRFYLNKKYKIHRTYYQISKPGVIITDKRGTLYAYSKKEDAFYLITKGKMRKFSTPSEVTSIFYSKRFGFYYSTSNRVFNKTEGISKSFTDGGEPLSNIVSIAIDYFGNYLIYDKDKAVVYKFDKTGKLLKKIVAPADYIKIRKDGKIFIVRDSRNVIDVRDFEGKLIKTFANYSKIVDLDFDNYDNIYMLVDKGKTLVILKEDFSLFQKIDIYNLLGGKFYHMTVDGDGTIFLADKSSSIVRFN; this is encoded by the coding sequence ATGAAACTATTAATGGCTTTGTTATTAATTGCAAATTTTACAACTTCAACTGATTTGAGGATTTATGAAAGCGGAATGGCTTTTTTATTGAATAAAAATTATAGCGAGGCTATAAAAGAATTCCAGACTCTGGTTGAACAATACCCGCAATCAGAAAAAGCCGATGAGGCACTTTTGGAAATAGGAAAGTATTACTATTTAATAGGAGAAAAAGATAAAGCTTTAAAGTATTTTGACAGAGTCATAAACGATTATAAATCAAGCAATAGTTATGACAATGCACTTTATTACAAAGGGATGATAATGCTGGACAATCAGGATATAGATTCTGCTTATGGGATCCTTTCTAAAATAAAGGCAGGTATCCCTGATTCAGAGATTCTTGATAAGGTTTACTATAAATTAGGAGAAATATGTGGGCTTAAAGGAAACTATAAACAGGGATTGTATTTCCTATCAAAGGTATATATGAGATTTCCAGAAAGCGAAGTTTTTGACGAGTCCATGGAATTGGCTTCTTACTTTTATTACAAATTAAACAACCCTGGAGAAGGGTTAAAGATGTTATCATTTATTACTCTAGAAAATATTAAAGATAATAATGTCCCTTTTTTAACCACAAATCTATTAAGGTTTTATTTAAACAAAAAATACAAAATCCATAGAACTTATTATCAAATTTCAAAGCCTGGGGTAATAATTACCGATAAACGAGGTACTTTGTATGCATATTCAAAGAAAGAAGATGCGTTTTATCTTATAACAAAAGGGAAGATGAGGAAATTTTCAACCCCATCAGAGGTTACCTCTATTTTTTATAGCAAAAGGTTTGGCTTTTACTATTCAACTTCAAACAGGGTTTTTAATAAAACAGAAGGAATTTCTAAATCCTTTACAGACGGAGGGGAGCCATTAAGCAATATTGTTTCTATTGCAATAGATTACTTTGGCAATTACCTTATTTATGACAAAGATAAAGCAGTGGTTTACAAGTTTGATAAAACAGGGAAATTGTTAAAAAAGATAGTTGCTCCTGCTGATTATATAAAAATCAGGAAAGACGGTAAGATCTTTATAGTGAGAGATTCAAGAAATGTAATTGATGTAAGGGATTTTGAAGGAAAACTTATTAAAACTTTTGCCAATTATTCGAAGATTGTTGATTTAGACTTTGACAATTACGATAACATTTATATGCTTGTGGATAAAGGTAAAACTCTTGTCATTTTAAAGGAGGATTTTTCACTGTTTCAAAAGATTGATATATATAACCTTTTAGGTGGGAAATTTTACCATATGACGGTTGATGGAGATGGAACAATTTTTCTCGCTGATAAGTCTTCATCTATAGTGAGGTTTAACTGA
- a CDS encoding PEGA domain-containing protein has product MKKLITILAVFLISLNSFSIDYVSTFKQGEDIFFNSDNQVNAIPVFESIVQSYELGELPQEAYPYYMKSLEYLCLLYLKKGDQKSSKDMLVKIIKTNPAHKLNSAIFPRKLRTLFANLKKELVGYIDVKCPETDFKCIVDGKEAERDETGKIPVLEGKHTVEITKPNFSTISKEFEIKVGETITVDAPIIRIKASATILTSPPNVKVYLDGVYVGETSGTAPLDYLKEHVETIQELGITPSELSNYFVINNLDKGEHELELKRDCYKTEKVILNIEELKDYFYKPFVLERSIGYLNIETTIFGLNGDVFVDGRRVGNLPVKKLEVCSGSHSVKVAFPTGFFIKTVEVNSDEIVKVNAVPKPSLLYVGTKPLKNGVVNFTNFENNLITALKEIKIFNASSNREYLSSVDNLLNGDRKTIEKIKEDYGESLVLFGIEKRVRLRRIIDFYIFNTDFFKPEKITVNPTDAESMKKLINFINSIPQIVEYTADITVINDPEENKPVIIDSHNELLKRGDVVLAINDKEVFTEKDVYSLLKAPSVKIKVERGKEILEFDVKVVKRPLQIRQNLNSLCYNSAYLYFKSNINNPDFDEVEVNALKLNLGICFLRFGMFENAYDVFSSIKLPDTPGISAGTILFLKGVCYQEIGLWSDLQMLYNQYNYNENATIINSHGFKVKDLIDFTKAYLQAH; this is encoded by the coding sequence ATGAAAAAGTTAATAACTATACTGGCAGTATTTCTTATTTCATTAAATTCTTTCTCTATAGACTATGTTTCCACCTTCAAACAGGGAGAAGACATATTCTTTAACTCTGATAATCAGGTAAACGCCATTCCTGTTTTTGAGAGTATTGTCCAGTCTTACGAGTTAGGGGAATTGCCGCAGGAAGCTTATCCTTACTATATGAAAAGCCTTGAATACCTCTGTCTTTTGTATTTGAAGAAAGGTGATCAGAAAAGTTCAAAGGATATGCTTGTGAAAATTATTAAAACAAATCCAGCACACAAATTGAATAGCGCAATATTTCCCAGAAAATTAAGAACCCTTTTTGCCAACCTTAAAAAGGAGCTTGTTGGATATATAGATGTAAAATGCCCGGAAACAGACTTTAAGTGTATTGTTGACGGAAAAGAGGCTGAAAGAGATGAAACAGGAAAGATACCTGTTCTTGAAGGGAAACATACTGTTGAAATTACAAAACCTAATTTTTCAACAATTTCAAAAGAATTTGAAATTAAAGTAGGGGAGACGATAACAGTTGATGCCCCTATAATAAGAATAAAAGCATCAGCAACAATCTTAACATCTCCTCCCAATGTGAAGGTTTATCTGGATGGAGTTTATGTGGGTGAAACCTCAGGAACAGCCCCTCTTGATTATTTAAAAGAGCATGTTGAAACAATTCAAGAATTGGGGATAACACCTTCTGAACTTTCAAACTATTTTGTAATTAATAACCTTGACAAAGGAGAGCATGAACTTGAGCTTAAAAGAGATTGCTATAAAACTGAGAAAGTGATTTTAAATATTGAAGAGTTAAAGGATTACTTTTACAAACCTTTTGTTTTAGAGAGAAGCATAGGATATTTAAATATTGAAACCACAATTTTTGGTTTAAACGGCGATGTGTTTGTTGATGGGAGAAGGGTGGGAAATTTACCAGTAAAAAAATTGGAAGTGTGTTCAGGTAGCCATAGTGTTAAAGTAGCATTTCCCACAGGTTTTTTTATAAAAACGGTAGAAGTTAATAGTGATGAAATTGTTAAAGTAAATGCAGTACCTAAACCATCACTTCTTTATGTAGGGACAAAACCACTTAAAAACGGAGTGGTGAATTTTACCAATTTTGAAAATAATTTAATTACTGCATTGAAAGAGATAAAGATTTTCAATGCTTCAAGTAATAGGGAGTATTTAAGTTCAGTTGATAATCTTCTAAATGGGGATAGAAAAACTATTGAAAAAATCAAAGAAGATTATGGAGAATCCCTTGTCCTTTTTGGAATTGAGAAGAGGGTTAGGTTGAGGAGGATTATTGATTTCTACATATTTAACACAGACTTTTTTAAACCTGAAAAAATAACAGTTAATCCAACAGATGCAGAGAGTATGAAAAAATTGATAAATTTCATCAACAGTATTCCTCAAATTGTTGAATATACTGCTGATATAACTGTGATAAATGACCCGGAAGAAAATAAACCTGTAATTATTGATAGTCACAATGAATTGTTGAAGAGAGGGGATGTTGTTCTTGCTATAAATGATAAAGAGGTGTTTACAGAGAAAGATGTTTATTCACTTTTGAAAGCTCCATCGGTAAAAATTAAAGTTGAGAGAGGGAAAGAAATATTGGAGTTTGATGTTAAAGTTGTTAAAAGGCCTCTGCAAATAAGGCAAAATTTAAATTCTCTCTGCTATAACTCTGCATATCTATATTTTAAATCAAATATTAACAACCCGGATTTTGATGAGGTTGAAGTAAATGCTTTAAAACTTAATTTAGGAATTTGCTTTTTGAGATTTGGAATGTTTGAAAATGCTTATGATGTTTTTTCTTCAATAAAACTTCCTGATACGCCAGGGATATCTGCTGGTACAATACTGTTTTTAAAGGGTGTTTGCTATCAGGAGATTGGTTTGTGGTCTGATTTGCAAATGCTTTACAACCAGTACAATTACAATGAAAACGCAACAATAATAAATTCTCACGGATTTAAAGTAAAAGATTTAATAGATTTTACGAAAGCTTACTTACAGGCACATTAA
- the thiL gene encoding thiamine-phosphate kinase, producing the protein MNNLEKEIISLLEKKHKFIGDDCAVFDDFVITTDSLVEHVHFDLNISTPYQVGVKTVCANLSDIAAMGAKPEYFLTSLSLPPACPFFIEGFLQGIEETLSRFNVELIGGDTTGSKTFVFINAVAIGKVINKPVFRSGAKVGDKIYLAGVPGYSAIGYYLIKNNIEIKDPNYAYAVKKHLEPLPQVEEGIIIGKNNLATAMIDISDGLSKEIGEICRLSGTGCILYSQLFKLPEIDLFEEKDLLNYFLHSGEEYILLFTSPLEEDEITEFLPEAYVIGEITDEREVLLEVGYSLVKLKDLTYNHFDNRKGLY; encoded by the coding sequence TTGAATAATTTAGAAAAAGAGATTATCTCTCTCCTTGAAAAAAAGCATAAATTTATAGGGGATGATTGTGCCGTCTTTGACGATTTTGTAATTACCACAGACAGCCTTGTTGAGCATGTGCATTTTGATTTGAATATTTCAACCCCTTATCAGGTTGGAGTAAAAACTGTCTGTGCCAATTTAAGTGATATTGCAGCAATGGGGGCAAAGCCTGAATATTTTTTAACATCTCTTTCCCTTCCCCCCGCCTGTCCTTTCTTTATTGAGGGGTTTTTGCAGGGGATAGAGGAAACACTTTCTCGTTTTAATGTGGAATTAATAGGGGGGGATACAACAGGCTCAAAAACCTTTGTTTTTATAAATGCAGTGGCTATTGGCAAGGTTATAAACAAGCCTGTATTTAGAAGCGGTGCAAAGGTGGGTGATAAGATTTACCTTGCCGGTGTACCGGGATACTCTGCTATAGGCTATTACCTGATTAAGAACAATATTGAAATAAAAGACCCCAACTATGCTTATGCGGTAAAAAAACACCTTGAGCCACTTCCCCAGGTTGAAGAGGGAATAATTATAGGGAAAAACAATCTTGCAACAGCAATGATTGACATATCTGATGGATTGTCTAAAGAAATAGGGGAAATTTGCAGGTTAAGTGGCACAGGCTGCATTCTTTACTCGCAATTATTTAAGCTTCCAGAAATTGATCTGTTTGAAGAAAAGGATTTATTGAATTACTTTCTCCACAGTGGAGAGGAATATATTTTGTTATTTACTTCCCCACTTGAAGAAGATGAGATAACTGAATTTCTGCCAGAAGCCTATGTTATAGGCGAGATAACTGATGAGAGAGAGGTTCTCCTTGAAGTGGGCTATTCTCTTGTTAAATTAAAGGATTTAACCTATAATCATTTTGACAACAGGAAGGGACTGTATTAA
- a CDS encoding DUF2062 domain-containing protein: MARKKFKDVLRDIKKALFNEEITPHDRALSAAIGMFIAFSPFLGFHNLMAISIALLFKKIDKILIIGFTWVNNPWTTVPMYLAGLKLGELICCPNNPFNLAAINWHIFTLANFINGKAWHYLVNDLKAIIFPFFIGSTILGIVAALITYIVILILLKRREGNGTVSVNC, translated from the coding sequence ATGGCAAGAAAAAAATTCAAAGATGTTTTGAGGGATATAAAAAAAGCCCTATTTAATGAAGAAATCACTCCTCATGACAGGGCATTATCAGCAGCAATAGGTATGTTTATCGCATTCAGCCCATTTTTAGGCTTCCACAATTTGATGGCAATCAGTATTGCCCTGCTTTTTAAAAAAATTGATAAGATTCTCATAATAGGTTTCACCTGGGTAAACAATCCCTGGACCACAGTGCCAATGTACCTTGCCGGATTAAAATTAGGGGAATTGATTTGTTGCCCAAATAATCCATTTAATTTAGCTGCAATTAACTGGCACATATTTACCCTTGCAAACTTTATTAATGGCAAAGCCTGGCATTACCTTGTAAACGATTTAAAGGCAATAATCTTTCCCTTTTTTATAGGAAGTACTATTTTAGGTATTGTTGCAGCTTTAATAACCTATATTGTGATTTTAATTTTGCTTAAAAGGAGAGAGGGAAATGGCACAGTCAGTGTTAACTGTTAG
- a CDS encoding secondary thiamine-phosphate synthase enzyme YjbQ → MAQSVLTVSTSSRNEMIDITHKIEGFLQENGCKNGILTVFVPHTTAAVTINENADPSVKRDILTYLSKLIPQNADFRHLEGNSDSHIKSTLVSPSITVIVENGRIVLGTWQSIFFCEFDGPRTRKVYLKFIEG, encoded by the coding sequence ATGGCACAGTCAGTGTTAACTGTTAGCACTTCTTCAAGAAATGAGATGATTGACATAACCCATAAAATAGAGGGATTTTTACAGGAAAACGGTTGTAAAAACGGAATTTTAACTGTTTTTGTCCCGCACACAACAGCGGCTGTAACAATTAATGAAAATGCAGACCCGTCAGTTAAAAGGGATATTCTAACCTATCTCTCAAAGCTAATACCTCAAAATGCTGATTTCAGGCATTTAGAAGGGAATTCCGATTCTCACATAAAATCAACCCTTGTTTCACCATCTATTACAGTTATTGTTGAAAACGGGAGAATTGTTTTAGGCACCTGGCAGTCAATCTTCTTTTGCGAGTTTGACGGCCCCAGGACAAGAAAAGTGTATTTAAAATTTATTGAAGGATAA
- the prfB gene encoding peptide chain release factor 2 (programmed frameshift), with the protein MGIEELRERFDSLKERIVPIRRVIFDPQRKKLELTKLEEQTSAPDFWNDNEKAQKVLKKISAVKDEIALSEKLNSLEEDIDVLFEFFKEGEDVLGEIAEKIEELEKTVSDAEIKMMLSGPHDRNNAILTIHSGSGGTESQDWAQMLFRMYSRYIEKKGFEKEIIDYQPGDEAGIKSVTMLVKGDFAYGLLKAENGVHRLVRISPFDANKRRHTSFASVLAIPELDDEIDIEINEKDLRIDTYRSSGAGGQHVNTTDSAVRITHLPTGLVVCCQNERSQIKNREVAMKVLKARLYELELEKQRKRQEELTGEKKEITWGSQIRSYVLHPYRMIKDHRTGYETGNVDPVLDGELDEFIKAYLVMTANSKSGEKA; encoded by the exons ATGGGTATTGAAGAGTTAAGGGAAAGGTTTGACTCTCTTAAAGAGAGGATAGTTCCTATAAGGAG AGTTATCTTTGACCCGCAGAGGAAAAAGCTTGAGTTAACCAAACTTGAAGAGCAAACATCTGCACCTGATTTCTGGAACGACAATGAAAAAGCTCAGAAAGTATTGAAAAAAATTTCTGCTGTAAAAGATGAAATTGCTCTTTCAGAAAAGCTAAACTCCCTTGAAGAGGACATAGATGTTTTATTTGAATTCTTTAAAGAGGGGGAGGATGTTTTAGGGGAAATTGCAGAAAAGATTGAAGAACTTGAAAAAACTGTATCAGATGCTGAAATAAAAATGATGCTAAGTGGCCCTCACGATAGAAACAATGCAATTCTAACTATTCATTCAGGCTCAGGAGGAACCGAATCCCAGGATTGGGCTCAGATGCTTTTCAGAATGTACTCAAGATATATTGAAAAAAAGGGATTTGAGAAGGAGATAATAGATTATCAGCCAGGGGATGAAGCGGGGATAAAGAGTGTAACAATGCTTGTTAAAGGGGACTTTGCTTATGGCTTATTGAAGGCGGAAAACGGGGTTCACAGACTTGTTAGAATTTCCCCCTTTGATGCAAACAAGAGAAGACACACATCTTTTGCATCAGTGCTTGCTATCCCTGAACTTGATGATGAGATTGATATTGAGATAAATGAAAAAGATTTAAGAATAGATACTTATCGTTCATCAGGGGCGGGAGGACAGCATGTAAATACTACAGATTCTGCGGTTAGGATTACCCATCTGCCAACAGGGTTGGTTGTATGCTGTCAGAATGAAAGGTCTCAGATTAAGAATAGAGAAGTTGCAATGAAGGTGTTGAAGGCGAGACTCTATGAGCTTGAACTTGAAAAGCAGAGGAAGAGGCAGGAAGAGTTGACAGGGGAAAAGAAGGAAATAACATGGGGAAGCCAGATTCGTTCCTATGTTCTTCATCCATACAGAATGATTAAAGACCATAGAACAGGCTATGAAACAGGGAATGTTGACCCTGTGCTTGATGGTGAACTTGACGAGTTTATAAAGGCATACCTTGTTATGACTGCAAATAGTAAATCAGGCGAAAAGGCATGA
- a CDS encoding sensor histidine kinase, with amino-acid sequence MKIAVIILSILLIGAIGIIIFLYTKLKQTGKITKKTKDLSEAGILASGLAHEIRNPLNSIKINVQLLQEDIEDAIEDEELKNDFRETISSITYEIARLNELMTNFLTYARPTQLQKEDFNLSEFLSDMVNFMKVEAENKGIVIEYSFPEEDLIFNGDKQKLRQSLMNILKNAIQILGEGGKVKITLKNMRDLYLIEIEDNGPGMTEEFLKQIFVAFSSQRKGGTGLGLSIAKKFIDAHGGGIKVESKVGVGTKFTIILPASGNASLNNGEEDEG; translated from the coding sequence ATGAAAATAGCGGTAATAATTCTTTCTATCCTTTTAATTGGGGCAATAGGGATAATAATTTTTTTGTATACAAAACTGAAACAAACAGGGAAAATAACCAAAAAAACAAAAGACTTATCTGAGGCAGGTATTCTTGCAAGCGGGCTTGCCCACGAGATTAGAAACCCCTTAAACTCAATTAAAATAAATGTTCAACTTTTGCAGGAAGACATAGAAGACGCTATTGAAGATGAAGAGTTAAAAAATGATTTCAGGGAGACAATTTCCTCAATAACCTATGAAATAGCAAGACTTAACGAGTTAATGACTAACTTTTTAACCTATGCAAGGCCCACACAGTTGCAAAAGGAGGACTTTAATCTGTCGGAATTTTTAAGCGATATGGTCAACTTTATGAAGGTTGAGGCTGAAAACAAGGGGATTGTTATTGAGTATTCCTTTCCAGAAGAGGATTTGATTTTTAACGGTGATAAGCAGAAGTTAAGGCAGTCTTTGATGAATATCCTTAAAAATGCAATCCAGATATTAGGTGAAGGTGGAAAGGTAAAAATAACACTAAAAAATATGAGAGACTTATACCTTATTGAGATTGAAGACAACGGGCCTGGAATGACTGAAGAGTTTTTAAAACAGATTTTTGTTGCATTCAGCAGTCAGAGAAAAGGCGGTACAGGATTGGGGCTTTCAATAGCCAAAAAGTTTATAGATGCACACGGTGGGGGCATAAAGGTTGAAAGCAAGGTTGGAGTTGGGACAAAGTTTACAATAATCCTTCCTGCAAGCGGTAATGCAAGTTTAAATAACGGAGAGGAAGATGAAGGTTAA